TAGGACTGTATGGTCGTTGGGGAGGTGCAAAAATGGTCGAAGGGTAGGGTAGAAAGACAGCGGATAGAATCAGAGACCTGTGGGcgaagaaaaaacaaagagaaggcaAAGTTCCCGGGAGAGCTCAGTTAGGttctcccagcctcctcctcccgcAGAAGCGGCCCCTTAACTCACATTTTTCGCACACCATCCTTCCCCACGACGGTTCCCCTAGccgcaacagcagcagcagcagcaggctgaAAACATCAACACTACAACTTGGAAGTATTCCCCTTCCGGGCTACGTCAACCCACTTCCGGCTTCTAAGCCCATGCTCCCACCTACCCCAAACCTGGAAAGCCGCTGCCCCATTTGCCCGCCCCTCCCTTTCTGCGACTGGCTGTTAGGCCGTGGGTCTCCGCCCCACAGCCCTGCGCCTGCGCGTGGGCCTGGGCCGCCCGTCGTACCTGATGGTAGGAGGCAGTAGTTCCCCGCTTCCCTTCCGCGGGAGGGTGAGTTAGGTAAGCCCCGCTGGACGCCCTCGGTGCTCTCGCCTCACGGGGTGCAAGCTACCCCCGCGAACTGCCGAAGCAGCCCTGAGCCTCGGCGCCCCGGCCCGCCCGCGCTCGCCGTCAGCTCGAGCGCCACTCTTCCGGCGTGCCCTGATGGACAGACCCCCTTTCGGATCCGAGTTTTCGCCTCTGTCCCCCAGTTTTCCCTTGTCTTCAACTCCCGAGCTCTTTGATCCTGCCTCTCAGCTGGTTCCTCGCTGCCCACGCTCGCGCTGGCCTAGGCTCGGGCAGAATCCCGAGGGACCCGGGTTGGGGTGGGGCTGCCGGTGAAGGTGCGGCGATGCCCGCGAAGGCTCCTCTGGGGGCCACTCGGAAGAGCCTTCTTTCCGCTGCGGTGCCTGGCGAGGTGGGCCGGATCATGCCCGTGGCACTTCTGCAGGCGTCCTGGGGGCGCGCCAGGGCCTAACACGGTGCTGGTTACCTCTTTGCCTACTCTGGTtccttcattcagcaaacatttgagTTTGGGTCCTGCTCACTGTATTACATCCACATCTGCTGATGGCAGCTGCGATTCCGAGGGTGGCTCAGAAAAATCGCTGAAGGGCTATCTGTTGAGAGAATGGATTCCTGATCCCCTTGCCCTCCCTCAATCAGCTTAAGATAGAATCTATGGGAAACTTTCCCTTTGTCCCTTCTTGCCATCCGTTTGCTTCTTCATGCCTAGTGTATTTCCTTATACCAGAGAGATGGCTGTAGCGCATGGGACCTTGGACCACCTCACCTGTTTGCCGtgtttccttatcagtaaaataTCTGCCTTTGAAAAGCATTGGATGAATTAAATGAGAGCTATTAGGATAAGGCCCACCAGCTTCGCCCTTCTGCTTTTCGCACTAGTGGGCGCCCCTCCGCCCATGCGCGCGCGCGTGtgcgtgtgcgcgtgtgtgtgtgtatagtatttttttctgagatatttctattttctggaatatTCTCCATAATGTAACATATTGACTGTTACTTTAAATTAATAAAGTCCTTGTTTAACAGTACAATTAGCTCTCAGGTAATTTAAATACGTGTATTTTAGAgacggtaatttttttttcctccttccattcgTGTTCTGCTTTTGGTTGGAATTTAACACCTGTAACAGACGTTGTCATCTTGGTATTTCTGAAGCATTGGGATCCCTTGGTTTAGTGTGGTGCTCTTTGAACTCTTGATTCCACTGGCCACCATTTGAGTATTGGAATGTGCACTTGGTGTCATTTGGCATTTGCTAGAAGATGTGAACTACTGTAATGTTAGACAAgggtaaaaaaaaataccaacaatTCAGCCTAAGTATATTTGGGGGTTGTTGGAATTATAACCTATGCATTCTAGAAACCTCATAAATAAACTTTGATTATAATTCCAACAGGCAGTAGATAATTTAATCCACACAGTTGATTTCATCTCTGTGATATCGGCCAAAAAAGTTTAAATGAATTGCTTTATTGGTCCTAGAACATGACCCTTTTGCAGAAACCAGTcacaatatttaagaaattagtaaatttgttctttttaggCTCTGAGAGATGTTTGTaccatattaagaaaataaaaggtagaaTAGAAAGCTAAGTCTGTATGTGCATCTACACGTCTGCATCTTCTGTGTTTTGAAACAAATACATTGCTCATAGAAAATTGACTTTATGACTTATTTTTAGGGGTCAAAACATTTAAGACTATGGAAAAAGTCGTTATTGCATATGCTCTTCTTTTCTCGTTTTTTGTTAGCTAGCCATCCAAGAAAACACCATGAAAGATACCGATATCAAGAGACTACTGTATACCCATCTTTTATGCATATTTTCAATTATCCTAAGTGTCTTCATTCCATCACTCTTCTTGGAGAACTTCTCAATATTGGAAACACACTTGACATGGTTGTGCATCTGTTCTGGTTTTGTAACTGCTGTCAATCTAGTACTATATTTAGTAGTGAAACCAAATACATCCTCTAAAAGAAGTTCATTATCACACAAGGTAAGGCTTATGTCTCAATAACTGATTTTTGGATGGAGCTAGTGTTTCTTTTAATGGAAGAATAGAGTATTCGTCAAGTCTTCATTAGGTTATTTATAGTGAGTAAAGGGaacctgatttttttccccccaaattgGTAGGCTGTTACTTGCTGGAAGGCTGCCCACAATGTTCGATTGATCCTTGCCTTGCATTAATTGTGGAATTATGACTTCTTCAGAGCGTATTATAATATTGTGAGCCTATATAGTCATTGTTTTATGTTaccattgaaaaaaatacatgtgaCATTCTATCTTTAAACCTTACTCAATAAGACattgcagtttatttttattatttttgcatttctgaaagCCACTTAATGGGTTTTTCAGAAATTGCAATATAAACCTGTGGTAATGCTTGTTTCCAACATGGCCTTCCTTGACTAAACAATTTTCAGATATTAGAATCAATTTTCCAGAATATTCACTGCAGTGGATATTCGCTTGGCTATTACTAATAATGTCCACACTTAACATTATTTTCTACCATGTATAAGCTCTGTTAGGTCATTTACTGCCTATGATTGGAAAAGCTGAATGTATGTgttatgtttatatattcttaAGCTCCAAATCAAGAAGATCTCATGTTTCTTTGTAGATGTTCAGGTCTTTTTTCTTATGGGTCATGTAATATGAGTGTGATTTCAAGAATTATTTagtattttgcttttttagtgCAGTTTTCCcaggaattttgttttaaaatgaaaaaaattgttattttctgCAGATATTTCCTCTATCATCgcataatactgtattttttgtatacTAGCTCTCTGATGTCAATCAgtatttgataaatattgatTAATGACATAGCTCTGTATTACCATGGAAACAGAACCTCTTTTTGACTCATGTAGGTCAGATGGGTAGAATATGGGCGGAAGGTGGTATTTGCCTTTTAGGCTTTTTTAGTCTGTATCGAGGGCTGTGTATGTGACGGTACAGGACATGTGATCTGATTTGAGTATACCCAAGAACATTTGAACTGTTTTACACATTATGGGAACAAGTTGTGTTTGTAGATAAAATGCAAGAATTTATCGTCCTTTAGGCATTATCTTGAATCTTCAGGttattcatttctcttttagGTAACCAGATTTTTGAAATGCTGTATCTACTTTCTTATGTCTTGTTTCTCctttcatgtaatttttgttcTGTATGGAGCACCACTAATAGAGTAAGTTTGAAATTTTCAccctaaatttatattttaaaacattcatttacCGAACTGTGTGCTAATTCTTAGCAACTAGAGAAAAACCATGATGTGCATCATTAATAGATCAAGTAAGGACACCAACATCATTAGCagtgttattcttttttaaaaaaacagcagaataacttaatttattaaatactctTGTTACCTGGCCTTCTAGTATCCAATTGCATGTTGAGAGAAGGGAGAGTAGAGAAACTATACTATACCAATAAGTATTTGGCCCTTAGAACCTCTGAGAGAACTTACTATGATTATATGTGTAAGTTAGTTATAATTAGCATATCAGTTCTTACAAATGTGATTCTAAAGTACTTGAATGGAGTTTTTCTTAACAAAAGTCAATAGATTCCTGTATTCAAATGCTTAATAAGCTGGTGTTTATAGTTTAAAGGTAAAATTTAACACTTTTTCTGAACTGACAAATTTCAAATTCTTAGAAACAAAATTCATGAATGTTTCTTACATAATGTTTATCATAGTTTGAGAAGCTTCAGTTTAGCAGTGATTAATGATCACGGTGAAATGAGTGAtgagatacatatacatatacacacagatatatatgtgTTGCTAAGTAtacctttttttatatatatatatatatttatacatagttTTACGTACACACACTAAACTGACAGGTTATTCTTTTCTAGATGGGAGAGAACAAGACCTTTGTAATGGAAAATGGTGGTTCCTGTCTAATCCATTTTGAAGTAGAATGAATGTGTCTGGCACattggttctcaaaatgtggttttcaaaccagcagcatcagcattttATCAAAATGCAAATACTCAAGCTTCAGTCAGAAACTCTAGGGGTAGAGCCCCCTCCAGTCTTTAGTTTATCCAGCTCTCCAGGTGTTTCCAATATATGTTAACATTGAACCACTAGTTGTAGAGAAAGTTCCAGAGGCTATTGAGGAGAAAGCTAACTATCTAGaaatggattttgtttgtttgtttttgcaatgaAAGTCTCAGCATGGATCCTAGGGTCTTTAACACTTCTGAAATCTATCATTAAAGCGAAATACTTGCTAGATTGTTTTTTAAAGCTACATGTTGGTGGTAAAATTATTTATAGTCATCATTTTGGTGGCATTCATATTACCTTTCAAAGTAAAGCataggaagatatttcatattttacttatataataaagattatgtatgtgtatgtgtacctttaacacttttttaaaaattaatctttttttttctaggttggcattggaaacatttttatttgcagtTATTTTGTCTGCTTTTACTACTGTGCCTTGCTTATGTTTGTTAGGACCAAACCTCAAAGCATGGCTAAGAGTGTTCAGTAGAAATGggtaagttttaattttatattataatgatattgaaattaaaaaataattaatgaagtATTTTTCTATTCATGGCAGTTTGCTGATTATTCTGAGTGCTTCTCATTGCTGATGGTGCTCAGAGATGCCTTAAGGGATCACTGCAATTGGGGACTGGGGACAGGGCAGGCAGAACTACAAGCCCCTCCCTCCACATTAGCAAGGTCAGCTCTGCTTTTTTCTGTGTGGTAGAATTCCACCTAcccttttgtttgtttaaaaaaaaaagaagaagaaataaaaaaaaaattctgctattaaaagaaagCCTTGAAAACCATGGTTCTGGGATAATTTGGCACTGTGATAAAACTGCTGTAAATAAAATTGCttacatacattttataaggTAGAAGTGGGGTCCACAATCTAAAAATGTGTTGTGTAACAATGATAATTTCTTGTTTAGCCTTTTTCGTGATAAGATACCGAGCGCAAGTTTTATGAGATTTCATTTCCTTGGCAGCCGTATATGTTTTCAGCATGGCtaagttaaaattttaacttcttGAAAGTCATTTAAATGATATGCACCAGAAATAGTGGAGATCTAGCTAAGAAAGCCAGAAGGTTATTTGATTCTTTCCTATTTATCACCCAGCAGCAAGAACTtcttgagcacttactctgtgctCTGTGTTATGCTAAGCTGTGTGGTTTCTGAAGTATTaggaggattctttttttttttttttttttgagacggaacctcgctctgtcgccaggctggagtgcactggcatgatttcggctcactgcaacctccacctcccaggttcaagtgattctcctgcctcagcctcccaagtagctgggactacaggtgcacgccaccatgcccagctaatttttgtatttttagtagagatggggtttcaccacattggccaggatggtcttaatcttgacctcatgatccgccctgccttgcctcccaaagtgctgggattacagatgtgagccaccccacccggccttaTTAGGAAGATTCTTTTTCTGAGGAGCTTATCTGTTCAAGGGACAAAAATGAGCAAATAACATCAGATTACAAATGTGTAAATCCAGCAATAAGTGCTGTAGGAACTCAAAGGGACAGAGCATCAGTAAAGAATGGAGGGGGAGATGGGAATGATCTATCATGGACTTAAGTCAAGAGTATATGATTTGGTGAGaccaagaaggaagagaaaggcacCTCGTGCAAGGAGAATGGATAAAAGCATTGAAACTGAAATGAACAGGGTATTTTTGTGTGATTTGAAAGGTAACAGTCCAATGAGAGCAAAAGATGCATGCTGAGTAGCTTGGCTTCATAAATTACCGACTTATTCCCTTTGAAATCAGTACTGTTTgggacgggtgtggtggctcacgcctgtaatctcagcactttgggaggccaaggcgggtggatcacctgaggtcaggagttcaagaccagcctggccaacatggtgaaaccccatctctactaaaaatacaaaaattagctgggcatggtggcgggtgcctgtagtcccagctacttgggaagctgaggcaggagaattgcttgaacccaggaggcggaggttgcagtgaggcgagatcgcaccactggactccagcctgggcaacacagtgagactgtgtctaaaaaaaaaaaaaaaaaaaggaattagtaCTGTTTGTTTTCCCTTGGAACCGTCTTCTAATATTCATAAAGTCTCTAGAAAACAGAAGTGTAACAACTGAAAGCATTTTCTACATTATTACCATAATATCCCAAATGGTATTAATTGCTTTTAGCCTTttagtttgaaatttttaaatagtgaaaTTGGATTGAAATCTTGTTACTTTGGATTagtgatttctccagttttcaAATCTGTGTCTAATAATGGGTGTATTTGGGGGAAATACTGTCATGTGATTTTACAATTAGTTCTGCTGTAATGTGGCCTGTGTGTTCCTAAAAATCACTACGCTGTACAAAATGGGCAATAAAAACCACAGAGCTTATGGGAAAGATGGGGTTAGGTCATAACAC
This genomic window from Pongo pygmaeus isolate AG05252 chromosome 12, NHGRI_mPonPyg2-v2.0_pri, whole genome shotgun sequence contains:
- the PIGF gene encoding phosphatidylinositol-glycan biosynthesis class F protein isoform X1; the encoded protein is MVGGSSSPLPFRGRLAIQENTMKDTDIKRLLYTHLLCIFSIILSVFIPSLFLENFSILETHLTWLCICSGFVTAVNLVLYLVVKPNTSSKRSSLSHKVTRFLKCCIYFLMSCFSFHVIFVLYGAPLIELALETFLFAVILSAFTTVPCLCLLGPNLKAWLRVFSRNGVTSIWENSLQITTISSFVGAWLGALPIPLDWERPWQVWPISCTLGATFGYVAGLVISPLWIYWNRKQLTYKNN
- the PIGF gene encoding phosphatidylinositol-glycan biosynthesis class F protein isoform X2; amino-acid sequence: MKDTDIKRLLYTHLLCIFSIILSVFIPSLFLENFSILETHLTWLCICSGFVTAVNLVLYLVVKPNTSSKRSSLSHKVTRFLKCCIYFLMSCFSFHVIFVLYGAPLIELALETFLFAVILSAFTTVPCLCLLGPNLKAWLRVFSRNGVTSIWENSLQITTISSFVGAWLGALPIPLDWERPWQVWPISCTLGATFGYVAGLVISPLWIYWNRKQLTYKNN